A genome region from Brassica oleracea var. oleracea cultivar TO1000 chromosome C2, BOL, whole genome shotgun sequence includes the following:
- the LOC106327778 gene encoding histone-lysine N-methyltransferase SUVR2-like yields the protein MAPNTHVKRAFKAMNDLGITDAQVKPVLKNLLTLYDKNWELIAEDNYRALADAIFDSQESQTTEEVKGKEKKGDEAESSAAEVDRGKKKALESLEEDEDELEPPLKRLRRRGEGVSASASNNPDLGSPNLEEHTTHDEDTTISLPFHPQPTENNADAETNGHGETVNTVRAEDPRTSTTIERYSEQRLATTLEESSTLELASSETGEVKINLSFAPATGGSNLRVPTMEELRRAMEDKCLRSYKILDPNFSVGRFMGDIVSCFLELSKNAASHSPETLPFLTTNIGVLKKPAANQPPENLPTNVEEKGESMGLVVVPECQISADDFRLISSINDVTLGKETLEIPWVNEFNSKVPPPFRYIPQSYVYLDAAVKFSVGNIRDDQRCSSCCGDCLAPSVACSCATALSGFTSYTKDGLLQNDFLEECVSEARDPQKHVLQFCKECPLEKAKNIEILESCKGHLKRKAIKECWINCGCINKCGNRVVQHGIHNKLQVFFTPNGRGWGLRTLQKLPKGAFVCEFAGEILTISELIKRSSEKLTFPVILDAHWGSEKASGVDKALCLDGMHYGNISRFINHRCSDANLIDIPVHVENMDFNYYHLAFFTTRDIEALEELTWDYGVEFNDHVYPTLPFHCQCGSEFCRNVKRISKSKKAKKRA from the exons ATGGCACCAAATACGCATGTCAAAAGAGCGTTCAAAGCTATGAATGATCTTGGAATAACGGATGCGCAAGTGAAGCCGGTCTTGAAGAACCTTCTCACCCTTTACGACAAAAACTGGGAGTTGATAGCCGAGGACAACTACAGGGCTCTCGCTGATGCTATCTTCGATAGCCAAGAGTCTCAG ACCACTGAAGAAGTAAAAGGAAAGGAGAAGAAGGGAGATGAAGCTGAAAGCAGC GCTGCAGAAGTTGACAGAGGAAAGAAGAAGGCGCTTGAA TCTCTCGAGGAAGATGAAGATGAGCTTGAGCCCCCTTTAAAGAGGCTGCGACGCAGAGGTGAAGGAGTCTCTGCTTCGGCTTCGAACAATCCCGACTTGGGAAGTCCCAATTTAGAAGAGCACACAACTCATGACGAAGACACTACTATCTCATTACCATTTCATCCTCAGCCAACCGAGAATAACGCTGATGCTG AAACAAATGGACATGGCGAAACAGTAAATACTGTTCGTGCTGAAGATCCTCGTACAAGTACAACTATTGAGAGATACAGTGAGCAGAGGCTGGCTACAACCCTGGAAGAATCTTCGACACTTGAATTAGCTTCTTCTGAGACGGGTGAAGTGAAGATTAATCTGAGTTTTGCCCCTGCAACTGGAGGATCCAATCTACGTGTACCCACTATGGAGGAACTGCGAAGAGCAATGGAGGATAAGTGTCTCCGATCTTACAAAATACTCGACCCTAACTTCTCTGTAGGTCGTTTTATGGGCGACATCGTTAGTTGCTTTCTCGAACTATCAAAAAACGCAGCCAGCCATTCGCCAGAAACATTGCCGTTTCTCACCACGAATATTGGTGTGTTGAAGAAACCTGCAGCCAACCAGCCGCCAGAAAACTTGCCGACGAATGTTGAAGAAAAGGGAGAGTCCATGGGTTTAGTAGTAGTTCCAGAGTGCCAGATCTCTGCGGATGATTTTAGATTGATAAGCAGCATTAATGATGTCACTCTTGGAAAAGAAACTCTTGAGATTCCCTGGGTGAATGAATTCAATAGCAAGGTTCCTCCACCCTTTCGATACATACCCCAAAGCTATGTCTATCTAGATGCTGCAGTGAAGTTTTCAGTTGGGAACATCAGGGATGACCAACGCTGCTCCTCTTGTTGTGGAGATTGCTTGGCTCCTTCAGTGGCATGCAGCTGTGCAACTGCACTTAGTGGCTTCACGTCATACACAAAAGATGGCCTCCTGCAGAATGATTTCCTGGAAGAGTGTGTTTCTGAGGCACGTGACCCGCAGAAACATGTGTTGCAATTTTGCAAAGAATGTCCGTTGGAGAAGGCTAAAAACATAGAGATTCTGGAATCGTGCAAGGGGCATCTAAAGAGGAAGGCCATTAAAGAATGTTGGATCAATTGTGGCTGTATCAACAAATGTGGCAACCGAGTCGTCCAACATGGCATTCATAACAAGCTGCAG GTGTTTTTCACTCCCAATGGGAGAGGTTGGGGACTCAGGACTCTACAAAAGCTGCCTAAAGGAGCATTTGTCTGTGAGTTTGCTGGAGAAATATTGACCATTTCGGAGTTGATCAAACGTAGCTCTGAGAAGCTTACCTTTCCGGTAATATTGGATGCACACTGGGGTTCTGAAAAAGCTTCAGGTGTCGACAAAGCTCTTTGCCTTGATGGAATGCATTATGGAAATATTTCCAGGTTTATCAATCACAG ATGCTCAGATGCAAATTTGATTGACATCCCAGTGCATGTGGAGAATATGGACTTTAACTACTATCAT CTCGCGTTCTTCACAACAAGAGACATCGAGGCTCTGGAAGAACTAACATGG GATTATGGCGTCGAGTTCAACGATCATGTTTATCCCACGCTTCCGTTCCATTGTCAATGTGGTAGCGAGTTCTGTCGGAATGTTAAGCGGATAAGCA AAAGCAAGAAGGCAAAGAAGAGAGCGTAA